The Candidatus Accumulibacter similis genome has a segment encoding these proteins:
- a CDS encoding potassium-transporting ATPase subunit F yields the protein MSLLTILAGLAAGGLLVYLIVALLFPEDFS from the coding sequence ATGAGCCTGCTCACCATCCTCGCCGGCCTCGCCGCCGGCGGCCTGTTGGTCTATCTGATCGTGGCGCTGCTGTTTCCGGAGGACTTCTCATGA